A DNA window from Danio aesculapii chromosome 14, fDanAes4.1, whole genome shotgun sequence contains the following coding sequences:
- the LOC130240736 gene encoding uncharacterized protein LOC130240736, whose product MSSNQRRPHFWSEEETDFLLQTLKEMNIDRYKDGRKHRNSLVFRKVCAKHREAGFARSCDQVKHRWKTLKSIYYKVKKRNYNNNNGEFKHYDTMEEIFGHRPSVMTNQIEVDVDDKDGSPLSDSECFFFEDGECDDDDGVEDSKGGIQEIQSVKTESEPLILTQPSNESSTSTESYTPTQPITFTESINSAQPSTSQQPLVQGLFKRKRPCCVAMHTQYQDFLERMQQAQNTWLEHQLEQSHAREERLISRVLTEHTRSMETLVNQLFAGLRSLLPSQSNSNPQPVFTAPEILNTPPQPHANPAQPELTSNISSHPEEHSETHATC is encoded by the exons ATGTCAAGCAATCAAAGAAGACCACATTTCTGGAGCGAAGAGGAGACAGATTTCCTTTTGCAAACTTTAAAAGAGATGAACATAGACCGCTACAAGGACGGCCGGAAGCACCGCAACAGCCTCGTCTTCAGGAAGGTTTGCGCCAAACACAGGGAGGCAGGATTTGCGCGCTCATGTGATCAAGTCAAACACCGCTGGAAAACCCTCAAATCTATTTACTATAAGGTCAAGAAACGCaactataacaacaacaatgggGAGTTTAAACATTATGATACGATGGAAGAAATATTTGGACACAGACCTTCGGTTATGACCAATCAAATTGAAGTTGACGTCGATGATAAAGACGGATCCCCCTTATCAGATAGCGAATGCTTCTTTTTTGAGGATGGTGAATGTGATGATG ATGATGGAGTGGAAGACTCAAAAGGTGGAATTCAGGAAATCCAGTCAGTGAAAACGGAGAGCGAACCCCTCATCCTCACACAACCCTCAAATGAGAGCTCCACCTCTACAGAAAGCTACACACCCACCCAGCCAATCACTTTTACAGAGAGCATCAATTCTGCACAACCGTCCACTTCCCAGCAGCCTCTGGTTCAAG GTTTGTTCAAGCGCAAAAGGCCTTGTTGTGTTGCGATGCACACCCAGTATCAGGACTTTCTAGAAAGAATGCAGCAGGCACAAAACACTTGGCTGGAGCATCAGCTGGAACAGAGTCATGCCAGAGAGGAACGTCTTATTTCTCGAGTGCTCACTGAACATACACGTTCTATGGAGACCTTAGTCAACCAGCTTTTTGCAGGGTTGAGAAGCCTCCTGCCATCCCAGTCCAATTCAAACCCCCAGCCTGTATTTACAGCACCAGAGATCCTCAATACACCACCTCAACCTCATGCCAACCCTGCACAGCCTGAGCTAACATCAAACATTTCCTCCCATCCAGAAGAGCATTCAGAGACGCATGCCACATGTTAG
- the tmem129 gene encoding E3 ubiquitin-protein ligase TM129, producing the protein MDRPDATFTLAYVVFALCFVFTPNEFRSAGFTVQHMFSEWLGSEDISFIQHHIRRTTLTVLFHSFLPLGYYIGMCFAAPERNLMYVHHASQGWQMYFGLSLIIQLLSCALAFYWSRRGWANHPICKALSVHALPQSSWRAVASSINTEFRRIDKFASGSPSARVIVTDTWVMKVTTYSLHVALHQDCHLTVTDSKHHSLSPDLNTPVQIVTITVGSINPRVKSFDIRLKSTEYAELQEKLHAPIRNAANVVIHLTMSELFLDTFKSYVRMNVVYKCPSGQELEPCIGCMQVNANVKLLRLCQGDEGECQQCYCRPMWCLTCMGKWFASRQDQQQPETWLSSRVPCPTCRAKFCILDVCPIE; encoded by the exons ATGGACAGGCCGGACGCCACATTTACCCTAGCTTATGTAGTATTtgctttatgttttgtttttacaccTAACGAGTTCCGTTCTGCCGGTTTCACGGTGCAGCACATGTTCTCGGAGTGGCTGGGCAGTGAGGACATCAGCTTCATTCAACACCACATCAGGAGAACAACACTCACAGTGCTCTTTCACAGCTTCCTGCCTCTGG GATACTACATTGGAATGTGTTTTGCTGCCCCAGAACGGAATCTCATGTACGTCCACCATGCAAGTCAGGGATGGCAAATGTACTTTGGGCTTTCACTCATCATCCAGCTTTTAAGTTGCGCCCTTGCTTTCTATTGGTCCAGACGTGGATGGGCAAATCATCCCATATGTAAGGCACTAAGCGTACATGCCTTACCACAGTCCAGCTGGCGGGCTGTCGCATCCTCCATCAACACAGAGTTTCGCCGCATCGATAAATTTGCTTCTGGTTCTCCTAGCGCAAGGGTCATCGTGACTGATACTTGGGTGATGAAGGTCACAACGTACTCTTTGCATGTTGCATTGCATCAGGACTGTCATTTGACGGTCACAGACTCCAAGCATCACAGCCTATCACCTGATTTAAACACACCGGTGCAAATTGTCACCATCACTGTTGGTAGTATCAATCCCAGAGTCAAGTCATTTGACATAAG GTTGAAATCCACAGAGTACGCAGAGCTGCAGGAGAAACTGCACGCACCCATCAGAAATGCTGCCAATGTTGTCATCCATCTGACAATGAGTGAGCTCTTTCTGGATACATTCAAGTCATATGTGAGGATGAATGTTGTTTACAAGTGTCCAAGTGGGCAG GAGCTTGAACCTTGTATCGGATGCATGCAAGTCAATGCCAACGTAAAGCTTCTTCGTCTCTGCCAGGGCGATGAAGGCGAATGCCAGCAGTGTTACTGCCGCCCCATGTGGTGTCTGACATGTATGGGCAAGTGGTTTGCCAGTCGACAGGACCAGCAGCAGCCGGAGACGTGGCTGAGCAGCAGGGTCCCGTGTCCCACCTGCAGGGCCAAGTTTTGCATCTTGGATGTTTGTCCCATTGAATGA